Proteins from one Lachnospiraceae bacterium KGMB03038 genomic window:
- a CDS encoding DegT/DnrJ/EryC1/StrS family aminotransferase, with product MKFRDLGAQYNRLKEEIDKSIQKVLSDGNFIGGTQIAELEEQLAEYVGVKHCITCANGTDALTMVLMAWNIQRGDAVFVPDFTFFASGEVVAFEGATPVFYDVCQDTFNANVSSLEKCINNVIKQGELRPRAIIAVDLFGQPANYPELEKVAEKYNLLLLEDGAQGFGGRIGERRACSFGDAATTSFFPAKPLGCYGDGGAIFTNDDKMNEYLRSIKVHGKGNYKYDNVRIGWNSRLDTIQAAVLQVKLKAFREYELEAVNRAAERYTQLLGDIVNTPKVPNDYYSSWAQYTLRLESNQQRESLQQYLKERAVPTMVYYPKPMHCQKAFEENENYIECPITENLCSTVLSLPMHPYLTEEEIAIVAGEIRNFI from the coding sequence ATGAAATTTAGAGATTTGGGAGCGCAGTATAATAGGTTGAAAGAAGAGATAGATAAAAGCATCCAGAAAGTCCTTTCAGATGGGAATTTTATTGGGGGAACACAGATCGCAGAACTGGAAGAACAGTTGGCGGAATATGTTGGAGTAAAGCATTGTATTACATGTGCGAATGGAACAGATGCTTTAACAATGGTATTAATGGCATGGAATATTCAGAGAGGAGACGCCGTATTTGTGCCAGATTTTACATTTTTTGCTTCCGGTGAAGTGGTGGCGTTTGAGGGGGCTACACCTGTATTTTATGACGTTTGTCAAGACACATTTAACGCTAATGTAAGTTCTTTGGAAAAATGTATTAACAATGTAATTAAGCAAGGGGAATTAAGGCCGAGAGCAATCATTGCTGTTGATCTGTTTGGACAACCGGCGAATTACCCGGAACTAGAAAAAGTTGCAGAAAAATATAATTTACTTTTACTGGAAGACGGAGCTCAGGGATTTGGCGGCCGGATTGGAGAAAGGCGGGCATGTAGTTTCGGCGATGCGGCAACAACTTCTTTTTTCCCGGCAAAGCCATTAGGATGCTACGGAGACGGTGGGGCAATTTTTACAAATGATGATAAGATGAATGAGTACTTAAGGTCAATAAAGGTTCACGGAAAGGGAAATTACAAATATGATAATGTGCGGATTGGCTGGAACTCTCGGCTGGATACAATACAGGCGGCAGTCCTTCAGGTAAAATTAAAAGCATTTAGAGAATATGAGCTGGAGGCGGTGAATAGAGCAGCCGAAAGATATACGCAGTTGTTAGGAGACATTGTAAATACCCCTAAGGTGCCAAATGATTATTATTCCAGCTGGGCCCAGTATACGTTAAGACTGGAATCTAATCAGCAAAGAGAAAGCCTACAGCAGTATCTTAAGGAGCGGGCAGTTCCAACGATGGTTTATTATCCTAAACCGATGCATTGTCAGAAGGCATTTGAAGAAAATGAAAATTATATAGAATGTCCAATTACTGAAAACTTATGCAGTACGGTACTATCTCTTCCGATGCATCCTTATTTAACTGAGGAAGAGATTGCCATAGTTGCAGGAGAAATTAGAAATTTTATATAA
- a CDS encoding O-antigen polysaccharide polymerase Wzy, whose amino-acid sequence MKKCIRYSFFVLAVIFAIIGWALSLYNFAFLSIMSLFLNNVIFCFENLKDRIALLMFHVTVFVFLLSRPFIEFCTNLSWWNKYVKDYGNAAFDFALLALELSLLFLFVGGEIAENLREKGHIIYEAEKRKKQREVFLSNLRIISEIVFFISMSAYMIGEFEKLWFMRGRSYTEYYTSFASHLPYIIHLVASFMKYSLCIFLATFPKKKCVVIPLGLYFLSAVPSLLIGMRNPIMLNGIFVFIYFCIRSAADQKEKWIGKFEKVGLTIAIPVVLIFMGAYSYIRSGTEIAVHGLGKMFVNFFYGQGVSFEVLMIGYNCIDQLPQRAFRNYTFGGIVDYFLHGTIAQKFFGAVPLDNVNSIRNAMLSNNFSHNMSYISKGDKYLAGQGWGSSYLLETYVDYGYIGIILYSFVLALVLVIGIRILKKYCLGGIIILLMLTEVFFAPRAEATGFLNFIVQMQFWAVILMCFLGAALCCKKYEVQNKGEKECLNILG is encoded by the coding sequence ATGAAAAAATGCATACGTTATTCATTTTTTGTATTAGCGGTGATTTTCGCGATAATAGGCTGGGCATTGTCGTTATATAACTTCGCATTTTTGTCAATCATGAGTTTGTTTCTTAACAACGTTATCTTTTGTTTTGAGAATCTTAAGGACAGAATTGCTCTCCTTATGTTTCATGTTACAGTTTTTGTTTTTTTACTTTCTAGGCCATTTATCGAGTTTTGTACAAATCTTTCTTGGTGGAATAAATATGTAAAAGATTATGGGAATGCAGCATTTGATTTTGCATTATTGGCTTTGGAATTAAGTTTGTTGTTTTTATTTGTTGGCGGAGAGATAGCAGAAAATCTTCGAGAGAAAGGACATATTATATATGAAGCAGAAAAACGAAAAAAACAAAGAGAAGTATTTTTGAGTAATTTGAGAATTATATCGGAAATTGTTTTTTTTATTTCAATGTCTGCGTATATGATAGGAGAATTTGAAAAGCTGTGGTTTATGAGAGGAAGGAGTTATACGGAGTATTATACTTCCTTTGCTAGCCATCTTCCATATATCATTCATCTAGTAGCATCGTTTATGAAATATAGCCTGTGCATATTTCTTGCAACCTTTCCTAAGAAGAAATGTGTGGTTATTCCATTAGGACTTTACTTTCTGTCAGCAGTCCCAAGTCTGCTCATTGGAATGAGAAACCCCATTATGTTAAATGGTATTTTTGTTTTTATATATTTTTGTATTAGGAGTGCAGCTGATCAGAAAGAGAAGTGGATAGGAAAATTTGAAAAGGTTGGCTTGACAATTGCGATTCCAGTTGTCTTGATATTTATGGGAGCGTATTCATATATTCGTAGTGGCACTGAGATAGCAGTACATGGTTTGGGAAAGATGTTTGTAAACTTTTTTTATGGGCAAGGGGTTTCCTTTGAGGTGTTGATGATTGGATATAATTGTATTGATCAACTACCTCAGAGAGCCTTTCGTAATTATACATTTGGTGGAATTGTTGACTACTTTCTGCACGGAACTATTGCCCAGAAATTTTTTGGAGCAGTGCCACTAGATAATGTGAATAGTATTCGGAATGCAATGTTAAGTAATAATTTTTCACATAATATGTCTTATATCTCAAAAGGTGATAAATATCTAGCGGGACAAGGTTGGGGCTCATCTTATCTACTCGAAACATATGTGGATTATGGATATATAGGAATAATTTTATATAGTTTTGTTTTGGCGTTAGTGCTGGTTATAGGAATAAGGATTTTAAAGAAATATTGCTTAGGTGGAATTATAATTCTTCTTATGTTGACAGAAGTGTTTTTTGCGCCAAGGGCAGAAGCAACAGGTTTCCTAAATTTTATTGTACAAATGCAATTTTGGGCAGTGATTCTGATGTGTTTTTTAGGAGCGGCATTGTGTTGTAAAAAATATGAGGTGCAGAATAAAGGAGAAAAAGAATGTTTGAACATTTTGGGTTGA
- a CDS encoding L,D-transpeptidase: protein MEVVVHPDYRLSGTFTKNVTGQVKENQKITLTAQAKKGYGEPYLYRFTEEYNGKATTVQPYSEKNTYEFVIKGQGTHKYTVAIMDCEGQAISLTQTITIGKNGWYYEGGYKFYYINNVKQLDLDGILPKQSSYEIWVNRQCCTVTVYAKDGNNGYIIPVKRFACSVGLPSTPTPKGTFYTSNKYRWHTLMGPSYGQYCTRIVGGILFHSVAGRNMTSYNLKASDYNKLGSPASHGCVRLCVRDAKWIYDNCKSGTKVVIYDSSSPGPLGKPTTIKIPAGQTWDPTDPNL from the coding sequence ATGGAAGTAGTGGTACATCCAGATTACAGGTTGTCAGGAACATTTACTAAAAATGTAACAGGGCAGGTTAAGGAAAACCAAAAGATTACTTTAACGGCTCAAGCTAAAAAGGGATATGGAGAACCTTACCTGTATCGTTTTACAGAGGAATATAATGGCAAAGCAACGACAGTTCAGCCTTATAGTGAGAAAAACACCTATGAGTTTGTGATAAAGGGGCAAGGAACTCATAAATATACTGTGGCGATTATGGACTGTGAGGGACAAGCAATTTCCCTTACTCAGACTATTACGATAGGAAAGAATGGGTGGTATTACGAAGGAGGATATAAGTTTTATTATATAAATAATGTAAAGCAGTTGGATTTGGATGGAATTTTACCTAAACAGTCCAGTTATGAGATATGGGTGAATCGGCAATGTTGTACAGTTACCGTATATGCGAAAGACGGAAATAACGGATATATTATTCCGGTAAAAAGATTTGCTTGTTCAGTGGGACTCCCATCAACGCCAACACCGAAAGGAACATTTTATACTTCAAATAAATATAGGTGGCATACACTTATGGGCCCTTCTTATGGACAATATTGTACCAGAATTGTGGGGGGAATTCTTTTTCATTCAGTCGCTGGACGTAATATGACAAGCTATAATTTAAAGGCTTCTGATTACAATAAATTAGGATCGCCGGCTTCACATGGATGTGTTCGTTTATGTGTACGAGATGCGAAGTGGATTTATGATAATTGTAAGAGTGGCACAAAAGTAGTTATATATGATTCTTCTAGTCCGGGGCCGCTTGGGAAGCCGACAACAATTAAGATTCCGGCAGGTCAGACTTGGGATCCAACAGATCCGAACTTGTAA
- a CDS encoding nucleotide sugar dehydrogenase: MKKKLLDKIEKKELVVGVVGLGYVGLPLAVEKAKAGYQTIGFDVQDEKVGLVNAGHNYIGDVVDSDLKKLVEAGKLKATADFSFIRDVDFIAICVPTPLDSHQEPDISYVRSSTEAISKYLKKDTMVVLESTTYPGTTEELIKPILEEGSGLTCGEDFYLGFSPERVDPGNLIYKTKNTPKVVGAIGKDATEVIAAMYRSVLEGDVYEVSSPAVAEMEKILENTYRNINIGLINELTMLCKEMGISMWEVIDAAKTKPYGFQAFYPGPGLGGHCIPLDPYYLSWKAREYGFHTSMIESSMMINDKMPEYCVERASKILNRYQKAMNGANILVLGVAYKQDIDDYRESPALRVIEELKKESAVVSYYDPWVSEYRYHGEICKSIPEITPEIVSSYDLVMITAAHSNVDYEMVQQNAKVIFDTKNVMKNIKSRENIEVL; encoded by the coding sequence ATGAAAAAGAAATTATTGGATAAAATCGAAAAAAAGGAGTTGGTAGTAGGCGTTGTCGGCTTGGGATATGTCGGTCTGCCGCTTGCAGTGGAAAAAGCAAAGGCTGGATATCAAACGATAGGGTTTGATGTACAGGATGAAAAAGTAGGATTAGTGAATGCTGGGCACAACTATATTGGTGATGTTGTAGACAGTGATTTGAAAAAATTAGTAGAAGCAGGAAAACTAAAAGCAACGGCAGATTTTAGCTTTATAAGAGATGTTGATTTTATCGCTATTTGCGTGCCGACTCCCCTTGACAGTCATCAGGAACCAGATATTAGCTATGTACGTTCATCAACAGAAGCAATTTCAAAATATTTGAAAAAAGATACAATGGTCGTTCTTGAATCTACGACGTATCCAGGGACTACAGAAGAATTAATCAAACCGATTTTAGAAGAAGGTTCCGGCCTTACCTGTGGAGAGGATTTTTATCTTGGTTTTTCACCGGAACGTGTAGATCCAGGAAATTTAATCTATAAAACAAAAAACACACCAAAGGTTGTAGGGGCGATTGGAAAAGATGCTACAGAAGTAATTGCGGCAATGTATCGTTCAGTCTTGGAGGGTGATGTGTATGAAGTGTCATCACCGGCAGTAGCGGAGATGGAAAAAATTTTGGAGAATACCTATCGTAATATTAACATCGGACTTATTAATGAACTTACGATGTTATGTAAAGAAATGGGTATTAGTATGTGGGAAGTGATTGATGCAGCTAAAACGAAACCATATGGTTTCCAGGCTTTTTATCCGGGACCAGGACTGGGAGGGCATTGTATTCCTCTAGATCCTTATTATTTAAGCTGGAAAGCTCGGGAATATGGTTTTCATACCTCTATGATTGAGAGCTCTATGATGATTAATGATAAGATGCCAGAATACTGTGTGGAACGTGCGAGCAAAATTTTGAATCGTTACCAGAAGGCGATGAATGGAGCCAATATTTTGGTGCTTGGAGTGGCTTATAAGCAAGATATTGATGACTATCGTGAAAGTCCGGCATTGCGTGTGATTGAGGAATTGAAAAAGGAAAGTGCAGTTGTTTCTTATTATGATCCGTGGGTGTCTGAGTATAGATATCATGGAGAAATTTGCAAGAGTATTCCGGAAATCACACCAGAAATAGTCTCAAGTTATGATTTGGTCATGATTACAGCTGCGCATAGCAATGTAGATTATGAGATGGTTCAGCAGAATGCAAAAGTGATTTTTGATACTAAGAATGTTATGAAAAACATAAAGAGTAGGGAAAATATTGAAGTTCTCTAA
- a CDS encoding Gfo/Idh/MocA family oxidoreductase: MKYALIGCGRISTNHVKAVLNNNLEFVAVCDVVPEHMEEVLAKHDKQNDPSIKRYTDYKKMIEENEIELVGIATESGNHAEIALYCIDHGINVIIEKPMAMSIADAEEIIQRSEKKGVKVSACHQNRFNVAVQKLRGALESGRFGKLSHGSIHVRWNRNKGYYEQAPWRGTWAQDGGALMNQCIHGIDLLRWMLGDEIEEVYGVTRQQFHNYLEAEDVGMAVIKFKNGAIATVEGTTNVYPQNLEETLYLFGENGTVKLGGKSTNNIDVWDFADETEADQKNKGLEEETSNVYGNGHTSLYADMVEAIEQNRKPYVDAYAGKNALELVLAIYKSQKEGRAVKFPLTNFASADMTGEF, from the coding sequence ATGAAATATGCATTAATTGGTTGCGGAAGAATTTCAACGAATCATGTAAAAGCAGTTTTGAATAATAATTTGGAATTTGTTGCTGTATGTGATGTTGTTCCAGAACATATGGAAGAAGTGCTTGCTAAGCACGATAAACAAAACGATCCTTCTATCAAGCGTTATACTGATTATAAAAAAATGATTGAAGAAAATGAGATTGAATTAGTAGGTATTGCAACAGAGAGTGGGAATCATGCAGAAATTGCATTGTACTGTATTGATCATGGAATTAACGTGATCATCGAAAAACCAATGGCTATGAGCATTGCAGATGCGGAAGAGATTATCCAGCGTTCTGAAAAAAAAGGAGTGAAAGTGTCTGCATGCCACCAAAATCGTTTTAATGTTGCAGTTCAGAAGTTACGAGGAGCTTTAGAATCTGGAAGGTTCGGGAAGCTTTCGCATGGTTCTATTCATGTAAGGTGGAATAGGAATAAAGGGTACTATGAACAGGCACCATGGCGAGGAACATGGGCACAGGATGGAGGAGCATTAATGAATCAGTGTATTCATGGAATTGATTTGCTTCGCTGGATGCTGGGAGATGAAATTGAAGAAGTATATGGAGTGACAAGACAGCAATTCCACAATTATCTCGAAGCCGAGGATGTGGGAATGGCTGTTATCAAGTTTAAAAATGGTGCGATCGCAACAGTGGAAGGGACTACCAATGTCTATCCTCAAAATTTAGAGGAGACGTTGTATCTCTTTGGAGAGAACGGAACTGTAAAATTAGGAGGAAAATCAACCAATAATATCGATGTCTGGGATTTTGCAGACGAGACAGAAGCTGATCAGAAAAATAAAGGATTGGAAGAAGAGACCAGTAATGTATACGGAAATGGGCATACAAGTTTATATGCAGATATGGTTGAAGCAATTGAGCAGAACCGTAAACCTTATGTAGATGCATATGCGGGGAAGAATGCTTTGGAACTTGTGTTGGCAATTTATAAGAGCCAAAAAGAGGGAAGAGCAGTTAAGTTTCCTTTAACGAATTTTGCGAGTGCAGATATGACAGGAGAATTTTAA
- a CDS encoding N-acetyltransferase, whose product MSDYFVHESSYIDEDVIIGKGTKIWYFCHVQKGAVIGENCSFGQNVNISNNVRIGNGVKVQNNVSIYEGVELEDYVFCGPSMVFTNDLTPRAKFPKGRAGYVKTILKEGASVGANATIVCGIIIGTWAMIAAGAVVTKDVPAHALMAGVPARQIGWVCKCGNVLDAQFKCGNCGRNYRLSVNETLEEL is encoded by the coding sequence ATGTCAGATTATTTTGTGCATGAGAGTAGTTATATAGATGAAGATGTGATAATCGGAAAAGGAACAAAAATCTGGTATTTTTGTCACGTGCAAAAAGGAGCGGTTATTGGTGAAAATTGTTCCTTTGGACAGAATGTAAATATTTCTAATAATGTTCGTATTGGCAATGGAGTAAAGGTTCAAAATAATGTTAGTATTTACGAAGGTGTCGAGTTAGAAGATTATGTGTTTTGCGGCCCATCAATGGTTTTTACCAATGACTTGACTCCGCGGGCAAAATTTCCAAAAGGACGTGCCGGGTACGTAAAAACTATTTTAAAGGAAGGCGCTTCTGTTGGAGCAAATGCAACCATAGTTTGTGGAATTATCATAGGAACGTGGGCGATGATTGCAGCAGGCGCTGTTGTAACAAAAGATGTTCCAGCACATGCATTGATGGCGGGTGTGCCTGCCAGACAGATTGGATGGGTATGTAAGTGTGGGAATGTTTTGGATGCGCAATTTAAATGTGGAAACTGCGGAAGAAATTATCGATTGAGTGTAAATGAAACGTTGGAAGAATTGTAG
- a CDS encoding HAD-IIIC family phosphatase produces the protein MGGEIYLFRIEKNVKKNFENCLRVAFIGEFATQHLAVATKGYAQKENFPLDILDCDYDQFDAQILDKHSETYEFHPDFILLAVCTEKLYLKFCETPLSERRNFAEQQYQILENYWLRLSEYSKARILQMNYEEIDDGIWGNYAGKTEVSFLYQLRKLNMYLMQGAQKQKNLYLVDICRVAAQCGESIFKDDKFYYIAKIPFSQKALVSIAGEIVSVIKAVSGKIIKCIVTDLDNTLWGGVIGDDGLEGIQIGELGDGHAFTEMQRWLKELRKRGILLAVCSKNNEDTAKIPFERHPEMELKLDDFVMFVANWEDKATNIRKIQETLNIGMDSIVFLDDNPRERDVVRTLIPEVIVPELPKDPALYLSYLRKCNLFETAVYSSEDNERTEQYQAEAERRSILNKSQSYEDYLKEMDMVAEAKPFDEFHYPRIAQLSQRSNQFNLRTVRYTEDEIRKLAEDKEYLTLYFTLKDKLGSSGLISIVVLKRVDKDNVFIENWLMSCRVLKRTMEEFIINKILYVAEMNGFQKVIGEYKKTAKNAMVEKIYEKMGFHHEDGGIYTMKVSDYKKNLTYIKEEE, from the coding sequence TTGGGTGGAGAAATATACCTTTTTAGAATTGAAAAAAATGTCAAAAAAAATTTTGAAAATTGTTTGAGAGTAGCTTTTATTGGCGAATTTGCAACTCAGCATTTAGCTGTTGCGACAAAAGGATATGCGCAAAAGGAAAATTTTCCATTAGATATTTTAGATTGTGATTATGATCAATTTGATGCACAGATTTTGGACAAACACTCAGAAACTTATGAGTTCCATCCGGATTTTATTCTTCTAGCTGTATGTACAGAAAAGCTTTATTTAAAGTTCTGTGAGACACCGTTAAGTGAGCGTAGAAATTTCGCGGAGCAGCAATATCAGATTTTGGAGAATTACTGGCTTAGACTTTCAGAGTATTCTAAGGCCAGGATTTTACAAATGAATTATGAAGAGATAGATGATGGTATTTGGGGGAATTATGCGGGAAAGACAGAAGTCTCTTTTTTGTATCAATTAAGAAAGTTGAATATGTATTTGATGCAAGGAGCCCAAAAACAGAAAAATCTGTATTTAGTTGATATATGCAGAGTCGCAGCTCAATGTGGTGAGTCCATTTTTAAGGATGATAAATTTTATTATATTGCCAAAATTCCTTTTTCTCAGAAAGCTCTTGTTAGTATTGCGGGTGAAATCGTTTCAGTTATAAAGGCTGTTTCAGGGAAAATTATTAAATGTATTGTGACAGACTTAGATAATACACTTTGGGGCGGTGTTATTGGCGATGATGGTTTGGAAGGTATACAAATAGGTGAGCTTGGAGATGGACATGCCTTTACGGAAATGCAGAGGTGGCTGAAAGAATTAAGGAAACGTGGAATTCTTTTGGCGGTTTGTAGTAAGAATAATGAAGATACCGCAAAGATTCCTTTTGAAAGACACCCAGAGATGGAACTAAAACTTGATGATTTCGTGATGTTTGTTGCAAATTGGGAGGACAAAGCAACCAATATTCGTAAGATCCAGGAGACATTGAATATCGGAATGGATAGTATTGTTTTTTTAGATGATAATCCAAGAGAACGTGATGTTGTTAGAACATTGATTCCAGAAGTTATTGTTCCAGAGTTGCCAAAGGATCCGGCACTATATTTATCATATTTAAGGAAATGTAATTTGTTTGAAACGGCCGTTTATTCCAGCGAAGATAATGAGCGTACGGAGCAGTATCAGGCAGAGGCTGAGAGAAGGAGCATTTTAAATAAAAGCCAATCTTATGAAGATTATTTGAAGGAAATGGATATGGTTGCAGAAGCAAAGCCATTTGATGAATTCCATTATCCAAGAATCGCACAGCTTTCTCAAAGGTCTAATCAATTCAATTTAAGAACGGTTAGATATACAGAGGATGAAATTCGAAAACTGGCAGAGGATAAAGAATATTTGACTTTGTATTTTACTTTGAAAGACAAGCTGGGTTCATCAGGTTTGATTAGTATAGTGGTTTTAAAAAGGGTAGATAAGGATAATGTGTTTATAGAAAACTGGCTTATGAGCTGCCGCGTTTTAAAACGGACCATGGAAGAGTTTATTATTAATAAAATTTTGTATGTGGCAGAGATGAATGGTTTTCAAAAGGTAATCGGTGAATATAAAAAGACCGCTAAAAATGCGATGGTAGAAAAAATTTATGAGAAAATGGGATTTCATCATGAAGATGGCGGGATATATACAATGAAAGTAAGTGATTACAAAAAGAATTTGACGTATATTAAGGAGGAAGAATAG
- a CDS encoding acyl carrier protein: MTREEIFQKLDEVFQDVFDDDEIRVNEETTANDIEDWDSLEHINLVVAVEKCFDIKFTMGEVTSMKNVGEMVDIIMERSSK; this comes from the coding sequence ATGACAAGAGAAGAAATTTTCCAGAAACTTGATGAGGTGTTTCAGGATGTATTTGATGATGATGAAATTCGAGTAAATGAAGAGACTACTGCAAATGATATAGAAGATTGGGATAGCTTGGAGCATATTAATTTAGTGGTAGCTGTTGAAAAATGTTTTGATATTAAATTTACAATGGGAGAAGTAACATCTATGAAAAATGTGGGGGAAATGGTTGATATTATTATGGAGCGTTCTTCCAAATGA
- a CDS encoding MBOAT family protein, giving the protein MILYLLYGIVVAYIGARLIDKSQNQRKRFWLLCLVVSLLLAELVALKYLFNLGNLLQNLFNLHNNIDMWDLAAPIGISYYTLSILGYVFDVYYKSYESQKNILKFSLFTCYFPQLVSGPVMKYDAMASQMFSPHKFCGKEIMFGLERMIIGYWKKCVIADQLGLFVQAIYHGDTTYYGSYLVIAIVAYAFQLYADFSGCMDIVLGASQTFGIYLPENFQSPFFSATLSEFWRRWHITLGLWFKDYLFYPILKCNFMQKIGKISKKTFGKRRGKKIPTYLGLICIWMAIGLWHGGTAMYFLASGIIPGIYLIGSELFQPLFKWLISALRINTNCASYRYFCRIRTILLMCVCWTFVCAGSVSEGVLAIERMFDVFNPWILFDGSLLTIGWTSTMHVIIVLLGILFILYLDKLNYSNENLYIKLEKQNIGFQCVFWWGIIFVIMYFGVFGQSSFIYFQF; this is encoded by the coding sequence ATGATTTTATATTTGTTGTATGGAATTGTGGTTGCCTATATAGGAGCAAGATTGATTGACAAAAGCCAGAATCAAAGGAAAAGATTTTGGCTTTTGTGTCTGGTGGTTTCTCTTTTACTTGCAGAATTAGTTGCGTTAAAATATCTTTTTAATCTAGGAAATTTATTGCAAAATCTTTTTAATCTGCATAACAATATAGATATGTGGGACTTAGCGGCACCAATAGGAATTTCTTATTATACCCTATCAATTTTGGGATATGTTTTTGATGTTTATTACAAAAGTTATGAATCTCAAAAAAATATTTTAAAATTTAGTTTATTTACCTGCTATTTTCCACAATTAGTCTCTGGACCAGTAATGAAATATGATGCCATGGCCTCTCAAATGTTTTCGCCCCATAAGTTTTGTGGGAAGGAAATAATGTTTGGACTTGAAAGAATGATTATTGGTTATTGGAAAAAGTGTGTAATTGCTGATCAATTGGGACTATTCGTTCAGGCAATATATCATGGGGATACCACATATTATGGCAGTTATTTGGTGATAGCGATAGTGGCATATGCGTTTCAGTTATATGCTGATTTTTCGGGTTGCATGGATATTGTATTAGGAGCTTCACAAACTTTCGGGATTTATCTTCCCGAAAATTTTCAGTCGCCATTTTTTTCGGCAACACTTTCTGAATTCTGGCGCAGATGGCATATTACTTTAGGGTTATGGTTTAAAGACTATCTTTTTTATCCTATTTTAAAATGCAATTTTATGCAGAAAATTGGAAAAATCAGCAAGAAAACATTTGGAAAAAGAAGAGGGAAAAAGATACCTACTTATTTAGGGCTTATTTGTATATGGATGGCAATCGGGTTATGGCATGGAGGAACTGCTATGTATTTTCTTGCCTCTGGTATTATCCCTGGAATTTACCTGATTGGCAGTGAACTTTTTCAGCCGCTTTTTAAGTGGCTTATTTCAGCTTTGCGTATTAATACGAACTGTGCAAGCTATCGCTATTTTTGCCGCATTCGGACAATATTATTGATGTGTGTATGCTGGACTTTCGTATGTGCAGGGAGTGTGAGCGAAGGTGTTTTGGCAATTGAGAGAATGTTCGATGTGTTTAATCCTTGGATTTTGTTTGACGGTTCGTTATTAACTATCGGTTGGACAAGCACCATGCATGTCATCATAGTACTTTTAGGAATTCTTTTTATATTGTATTTGGATAAATTGAACTATAGTAATGAAAATCTTTATATAAAATTGGAAAAACAAAATATTGGATTTCAGTGTGTGTTTTGGTGGGGAATTATATTTGTGATTATGTATTTCGGAGTTTTTGGCCAATCTTCCTTTATTTATTTCCAATTTTGA
- a CDS encoding aldo/keto reductase codes for MEQKEHTIGFGTWKITEADTDIAIETALECGYRHFDTAAAYGNERAIGEALRKSGVDREKIYISGKLWTTERDYEKVLVACQNTMKNLKVDYLDSYLVHWPAAAHMHDDWDKINSETWKAFEKLYDDGYVRKIGVCNCKPHHIESFAKYANVKPMVNQIEFHPGYNQLEIVDYCYSEKIDLEGWSPLGNGKMMKREPLRKMARHYDKTVAQLCLRYCIQKKIIPLPKSVNPERIKENIDIFDFEITKEDIDELDKMPYMGGSGLDADTVTIFG; via the coding sequence ATGGAACAAAAGGAACATACAATTGGTTTTGGAACTTGGAAGATTACAGAGGCGGATACGGACATTGCGATTGAGACTGCACTTGAATGTGGATATCGTCATTTTGATACAGCCGCAGCTTATGGGAATGAAAGGGCTATAGGAGAGGCTTTAAGAAAAAGCGGTGTGGACAGGGAGAAGATTTATATTTCAGGAAAACTCTGGACAACAGAACGTGATTATGAAAAAGTTTTGGTAGCATGTCAAAACACTATGAAAAATCTAAAAGTAGATTATCTTGATTCTTATCTGGTACACTGGCCGGCAGCCGCACATATGCATGACGATTGGGATAAAATTAATTCGGAAACATGGAAGGCGTTTGAAAAGCTCTATGATGACGGATATGTTCGTAAAATTGGAGTGTGTAATTGCAAACCGCATCATATAGAATCTTTTGCTAAATATGCGAATGTAAAACCTATGGTTAATCAGATAGAGTTCCATCCTGGCTATAATCAGTTGGAAATTGTTGATTATTGTTATAGTGAAAAGATCGATTTGGAGGGATGGAGCCCTTTGGGAAACGGGAAAATGATGAAAAGAGAACCTTTGCGAAAGATGGCGAGGCACTATGATAAAACAGTAGCTCAGCTTTGTTTGAGATATTGTATTCAGAAAAAAATTATACCTCTTCCTAAATCGGTGAATCCAGAAAGAATAAAGGAAAATATTGATATTTTCGATTTTGAAATTACCAAAGAGGATATCGACGAATTGGATAAGATGCCTTATATGGGCGGATCAGGTCTGGATGCAGATACAGTTACTATTTTTGGATAG